The DNA region TGTCTCCCATTTTTTCAAATCTTGTTGGAAATTTATTGGTCAAGATGTCATTGATGCTTCTTTGGCTATCCTAAATTCGGGTAACATGCCATCTAGTCTAAATCACACATACATAACACttataccaaaaacaaaaaaatcactagAAAAAGCAATTGATTTCTGACCTATAAGCCTTTGCAATGTCTTGTACAAAATTGTGTCTAAAACAGTAGCCAATCGTCTAAAGAAAATCCTTCCAAAATTGGTGTCAGAATCACAAAGTGCATTCATGTCAGATAGATTAATCTCAGAAAACATCCTTGTAGCCTATGAAACCCTCCatcacctcaaaaaaaaaaaaaaaaaaaggggtaaaaCGGGGTATATGGCCATTAAGCTGGATATGAGCAAAGCATATGATAGAGTGGAGTGGGTGTTTCTTGAAAAAGTTATGGAAAAAATGGGATTTGACAATAGATGGATCTCTCTTATTCAGTCTTGCATTCAAACCGTCTCATTCTCTGTATTGGTTAATGGTGAACCTCGTGGCAACTTCATCCCCAAGAGGGGTCTTCGCCAGGAGGACCCGTTATCACCTTATTTGTTTCTCTTGTGTGCAGAAGGGTTGCATTCACTTATACAACAAACAGAAATTTTGGGTCCAATCAAAGGAGTCTCTCTTTGCAGTATAGCCCCAAAAGTTTCACATTTGTTCTTTGCTGATGACAGCTTGCTGTTTTGTCAGGCAACATCACAGGAGTGTACCCACATCTTGGAGATTTTGAAACAATATGAAGAAGCATCTGGGTAGCAAATAAATCGAGGCAAAACTCAACTCTTTTTCAGCCCCAATACTGAGCCACATATGCAGGAGGAGATAAAAAATTTGCTAGGAGTGGCAGCCACAACCAATTATGAAAATATCTTGGTTTACCTTGTTTTGTGGGAAGGGGAAAAAAGCAAAGTTTCAATTATATGAGAGAAAGGATTTGGCACAAGATGCAAGGTTGGAAAGAGAGATTATTGTCACAAGGTGAAAGAGAATTCTTGATAAAAGCGGTACTCCAAGCCATGCCCACTTATACCATGGGATGTTTCAAACTCCCAAAAAGTCTATGCAAAGATATAGAGTCCCTAATTCGGAAATTCTGGTGGGGTTATAAGGGGGAAGCACACAAGGTAAATTGGGTGGGATGGAAAAAATTATGCAAGCCGAAGTGCCAAGCAGGTTTGGGTTTCAAGGATATTGAGAATTTCAACTTAGCCATGTTGGGAAAACAGGTATGGCGGCTGCTCCACAAAAAAGACTCACTTTTTTACAAGGTCTTCAAAGCGAGATATTTTCCCAATTGCACAATATTGGATGATGGGGTGAAGGAGAAAGGATCATACGCTTGGCAACGTATTCTACAAGCACGAAAAGTGGTTCGATTGAGATCAAAATGGAGGATCAGGGACGGGAAATCAGTCCAAATTCGTGGAGATAGTTAGCTGCCCAACTTGCACTCTAGTTGTGTAATTTCCCCTCAGAAAAATCTGCCCAATAAGAGTTGGGTTTGTGCCCTTATCGATGAGGAGAATAGGCATTGGCTTGACGATCTGATCAATGATGAATTCCTTCGACATGAAGCAGAGGCAATCAGGAGGCTACCTCTGAGTTTAGAGGCCACGGAAGATAGACTGATATGGGCAGAAACACAATCAGGTCATTACACTACAAAATCAGCATACCGAGTACTAAAGGCATAAGTCTCAATTCCTGGCACCTCCAATCCAGCGGCTCACGAGCAGTTCTGGAATGAGATTTGGGCCATGAATGTACCAAACAAAATTCGTCACTTCATCTGGAGGGCAGTAAATGATTCACTtccaacaaaaaagaatttgCAATTGCGAAAAATAATTCAGGACCCAACCTGTGATCGATGCGGTGAGGACGCTGAAGATAGTATACATGCCTTATGGGGATGCCAAATGGTGAAACAAATTTGGTGGGAAATGGAATGTTGCAGAAAATTTTTATCAGAAAAGTTTGCAAGCTTCTGAGATTTATTTCTAGGAATCCTTGCACAAAAGAATCATCAGATGGCAGAATTATTTACCTACATGGGATGGAGCATCTGGTTTAACAGGAATGAAACACGGGTCGGTCCACTTCCCTGCCAACGGAGAAAATTTACAATGATGCTGTTGAATGGTTGCAAGAGTATCACTCGGTGCAAGAAGAACCACTACAGCAAAACATGGTATCCCACCCAGCTCAATGGCTGCCACCCCCACCTTCAATCTACAAAGTAAATTTTCATGGAGCAACTTTCATAGATACGGACTCGGCAGGATTGGGAGTGGTAGCCCGTGACTTAGATGGCATGGTTATCGCTTCCCTTTCGGAGCGCATCAGATTACCACCTACGATTGCAGACCTGGAAGCTCTAGCATGCAGAAGGGCCATTTTATTTGCACTTGAAATCGGACTCCAAGATGTGGTGTTCGAAGGTGATTCAGAGGTTATTATCAACCACCTCAAAGCAAACCAGCCTTGCATGACTGCATTTGATCACATCATAGAGGAAGCCAGGGCACTATCAGCGAAGCTAAGACAGGCGTCTTATTCACACACATGGCGCAAAGGAAATACAGTAGCAGACAAGCTCGTAAAACTAGCAAAAAACTTGTATGAACCACAAGTGTGGATGGAGGATATTCATAGCAACGCATTGCAATTTGTACTTCTTGACAGAGGCTTAATGCCTGTTTAAAGAAAAGTTTATTAccggtttctcaaaaaaaaaaaaaaaagacatttacttatataatttcttaaaCCTAAAGTTTAAAGATATTTACTTATACATTTTTACAAACCTGTGCTTTAAATGCTCATAAAATTAATGACTTATATATGATAGAAAGTCAatgttaaatgaaaaataaatgggacaccaataaattaaagagtatttatacttcaaaaaaaataatgaaggggtcattacttaaaatttattcaaagttttgaattttttaccaTTAAAATAGAT from Castanea sativa cultivar Marrone di Chiusa Pesio chromosome 6, ASM4071231v1 includes:
- the LOC142639958 gene encoding uncharacterized protein LOC142639958: MVSHPAQWLPPPPSIYKVNFHGATFIDTDSAGLGVVARDLDGMVIASLSERIRLPPTIADLEALACRRAILFALEIGLQDVVFEGDSEVIINHLKANQPCMTAFDHIIEEARALSAKLRQASYSHTWRKGNTVADKLVKLAKNLYEPQVWMEDIHSNALQFVLLDRGLMPV